A part of Pararoseomonas sp. SCSIO 73927 genomic DNA contains:
- a CDS encoding AMP-binding protein: MSAPHRAPEDTLPRLLRRNARAHGGEVALREKAFGIWRCFTWAEYEARTRAIALGLRSLGVDGESVIGLIGDNRPDWVMGEIAAHALGARSLGLYRDGLEDEVADLLLRAGATAVIAEDEEQVDKLLNIAESVPSLRHIIYSDPRGMRKYSDPRLLPMADLVAAGEAAHAADPAAWDGLVDATDGERCAVLCTTSGTTARPKLAMLCGRALVRHAETYLAADPKGPGDEYVSVLPLPWIMEQMYVFGFGLVARMRVSFVEEPETTMADLREVGPSFVLLAPRVWETIAAEVRAKVMDASPLKRRAFDWGLKLGLAAQAKGRRSRLADLLLFRALRDRLGFTRLTSAATGGAAMGPDTFRFFQAMGVPLRQLYGQTELLGAYTLHRPEAVSLDTVGVAFEGVELRVLDPDANGVGEIVTRHGNMFSGYHGVVENSDIRDGWLHTGDAGYFDKDGQLVVIDRVKDIATTERGERFSPQFIENKLKFSPYVAEAVVLGDGRPHLAALICIRFPIVSKWAERNRIAFTTYSDLSARPQVLDLLRGEVEKVNATLPPAQRIRDFVLLYKELDADDEELTRTRKVRRGVINRNYGGIIDAIYAGEEAIPVDTTITFQDGTKQRVRTTLRVASMNRVAEAA; the protein is encoded by the coding sequence ATGAGCGCCCCTCACCGGGCGCCCGAGGACACGCTGCCCCGCCTTCTCCGCCGCAACGCCCGCGCCCATGGCGGCGAGGTGGCGTTGCGTGAGAAGGCTTTCGGCATCTGGCGCTGCTTCACCTGGGCCGAGTACGAGGCACGCACCCGGGCCATCGCGCTCGGGCTGCGATCCCTGGGCGTGGACGGGGAGTCGGTGATCGGGCTGATCGGCGACAACCGGCCGGACTGGGTGATGGGGGAGATCGCGGCCCACGCGCTCGGCGCCCGCTCCCTCGGCCTCTACCGCGACGGGCTCGAGGACGAGGTGGCCGACCTCCTGCTCCGCGCCGGCGCCACGGCGGTGATCGCGGAGGACGAGGAGCAGGTGGACAAGCTCCTTAACATCGCGGAATCCGTGCCGTCGCTGCGGCACATCATCTATTCCGACCCGCGGGGGATGCGGAAGTACAGCGATCCCCGCCTGCTGCCCATGGCCGACCTCGTTGCGGCAGGAGAGGCGGCGCACGCGGCGGACCCGGCGGCCTGGGACGGGCTGGTGGACGCGACGGATGGCGAGCGCTGCGCCGTCCTCTGCACGACATCCGGCACCACCGCCCGCCCGAAGCTCGCCATGCTCTGCGGCCGCGCGCTGGTGCGGCACGCCGAGACCTACCTGGCGGCCGATCCGAAGGGGCCGGGGGACGAGTACGTTTCCGTGCTGCCGCTGCCCTGGATCATGGAGCAGATGTACGTCTTCGGCTTCGGGCTGGTGGCGCGGATGCGGGTTTCCTTCGTCGAGGAACCCGAGACGACGATGGCCGACCTGCGGGAGGTCGGGCCGAGCTTCGTGCTGCTGGCCCCCCGCGTATGGGAGACGATCGCGGCGGAGGTGCGGGCGAAGGTGATGGACGCCTCCCCCCTCAAGCGCCGGGCCTTCGACTGGGGCCTGAAGCTGGGGCTGGCGGCGCAGGCAAAGGGGCGGCGGTCCCGGCTGGCGGACCTGCTGCTGTTCCGCGCCCTGCGGGACCGGCTGGGCTTCACGCGCCTGACCTCGGCGGCCACGGGCGGCGCGGCGATGGGGCCGGACACCTTCCGCTTCTTCCAGGCCATGGGCGTGCCGCTGCGCCAGCTCTACGGCCAGACGGAGCTGCTGGGGGCCTATACCCTGCACCGGCCGGAGGCGGTGAGCCTGGATACGGTCGGCGTGGCCTTCGAGGGTGTCGAGCTTCGGGTGCTGGACCCCGACGCCAACGGCGTGGGCGAGATCGTCACGCGGCACGGCAACATGTTCAGCGGCTACCACGGCGTGGTGGAGAACTCCGACATCCGGGACGGCTGGCTGCACACCGGGGATGCCGGCTACTTCGACAAGGACGGCCAGCTCGTCGTGATCGACCGCGTGAAGGACATCGCGACGACCGAGCGCGGGGAGCGGTTCAGCCCGCAGTTCATCGAGAACAAGCTGAAGTTCAGCCCCTACGTCGCGGAGGCCGTGGTGCTGGGCGACGGCCGCCCGCATCTGGCGGCGCTGATCTGCATCCGCTTCCCCATCGTCTCCAAGTGGGCGGAGCGGAACCGGATCGCCTTCACCACCTATTCCGACCTTTCGGCCCGCCCGCAGGTGCTGGATCTGCTGCGGGGCGAGGTGGAGAAGGTGAACGCCACCCTGCCCCCGGCACAGCGGATCCGCGACTTCGTGCTGCTCTACAAGGAGCTGGACGCGGATGACGAGGAGCTGACCCGCACGCGAAAGGTCCGCCGCGGCGTGATCAACCGGAACTACGGCGGGATCATCGACGCGATCTACGCCGGCGAGGAGGCGATCCCCGTGGACACCACCATCACCTTCCAGGACGGCACGAAGCAGCGGGTACGGACCACCCTCCGCGTCGCCTCCATGAACCGCGTGGCGGAGGCGGCCTGA
- a CDS encoding ABC transporter ATP-binding protein, translated as MGEHAPILRADSVSLRFGGIRALTDLSFAVQQGEVFSVIGPNGAGKTSMLNLVSGRYRPTEGRILFDDQDITRMRPNRRAAIGIGRTFQNLALFGHMSVLDNIMVGRHHLLRSGFLSGMAYWFGGAQQEELAHRREVEEIIDFLGIQHIRKAQAGTLSYGLRKQVELARAVALRPKLLLLDEPMAGMNLEEKEEMARTILDLNEEWGMTILMIEHDMDVVMDISHRVMVLDFGRKLTEGRPEEVLAHPEVRRAYLGEDDAVPETVEA; from the coding sequence GTGGGCGAGCACGCGCCGATCCTGCGGGCGGATTCCGTGTCCCTGCGCTTCGGCGGCATCAGGGCGCTGACGGATCTGTCCTTTGCCGTGCAGCAGGGCGAGGTCTTTTCCGTGATCGGCCCGAACGGCGCCGGCAAGACCTCCATGCTCAACCTCGTCTCCGGGCGGTACCGGCCGACGGAGGGGCGGATCCTGTTCGACGATCAGGACATCACGCGGATGCGGCCGAACCGGCGCGCGGCGATCGGCATCGGGCGGACCTTCCAGAACCTCGCGCTGTTTGGGCACATGAGCGTGCTCGACAACATCATGGTCGGCCGCCACCACCTGCTGCGCTCCGGCTTCCTCTCCGGCATGGCCTACTGGTTCGGCGGGGCGCAGCAGGAGGAGCTGGCGCACCGGCGGGAGGTCGAGGAGATCATCGACTTCCTGGGCATCCAGCACATCCGCAAGGCGCAGGCCGGCACCCTCTCCTACGGGCTGCGCAAGCAGGTGGAGCTGGCGCGCGCCGTCGCGCTGCGGCCGAAGCTGCTGCTGCTGGACGAGCCGATGGCCGGCATGAACCTCGAGGAGAAGGAGGAGATGGCCCGCACCATCCTCGACCTCAACGAGGAGTGGGGCATGACGATCCTGATGATCGAGCACGATATGGACGTGGTGATGGACATCTCGCACCGCGTCATGGTGCTGGATTTCGGCCGCAAGCTGACGGAGGGGCGGCCGGAGGAGGTGCTGGCCCACCCGGAGGTGCGCCGCGCCTATCTCGGCGAGGACGACGCGGTGCCGGAGACGGTGGAGGCATGA
- the rpsA gene encoding 30S ribosomal protein S1 — MASATTLDRASSSMGAGGEDFASLLDATLGADTGFAGSVVTGKVIRIDDDVAVVDVGLKSEGRVPLREFAPQGAKPEVKPGDLVELFVERYEDRDGSIVLSREKARREEAWTNLEKQFQANVRVNGVIFGRVKGGFTVDLGGAVAFLPGSQVDIRPVRDVGPLMGSPQPFQILKMDRARGNIVVSRRAVLEETRAEQRSELIQGLKEGMVLDGVVKNITDYGAFVDLGGVDGLLHVTDIAWRRINHPSEALTIGQPVKVQVIRFNPETQRISLGMKQLMADPWDGVAAKYPVQGKFSGRVTNITDYGAFVELEPGVEGLVHVSEMSWTKKNVHPGKIVATSQEVEVMILDVDEPKRRISLGLKQAQGNPWEVFMEANPPGTIVEGEVRNITEFGLFVGLAPEIDGMVHMSDLSWDLSPEQAMANYNKGDTVKAKVLDIDIEKERISLGIKQLEADPAAEVLDKVRKGDVVTCTVTKVEANGIEVKVDEVLTGFIRRAELARDRNDQRPEKFAIGEKVDAKVTAVDRAARRLALTIKGKEIEEERQAVQDYGTSDSGASLGDILGAAIRRRNLSSDE, encoded by the coding sequence ATGGCTTCTGCCACCACCCTCGACCGGGCATCGTCCTCCATGGGCGCCGGCGGCGAGGATTTCGCCTCCCTTCTCGATGCCACGCTGGGCGCCGACACCGGGTTTGCCGGCTCGGTCGTCACCGGCAAGGTGATCCGCATCGATGACGACGTCGCGGTCGTCGATGTCGGTCTCAAGTCCGAGGGGCGCGTGCCCCTGCGTGAGTTCGCCCCCCAGGGCGCCAAGCCCGAGGTGAAGCCGGGCGACCTCGTCGAGCTCTTCGTGGAGCGCTACGAGGACCGCGACGGCTCCATCGTGCTGAGCCGCGAGAAGGCCCGCCGCGAGGAGGCCTGGACGAACCTGGAGAAGCAGTTCCAGGCGAATGTCCGCGTCAACGGCGTGATCTTTGGCCGCGTGAAGGGTGGCTTCACGGTCGACCTCGGCGGGGCTGTCGCCTTCCTGCCCGGCTCCCAGGTGGATATCCGCCCGGTGCGCGACGTCGGGCCGCTGATGGGCTCCCCGCAGCCCTTTCAGATCCTGAAGATGGACCGCGCCCGCGGGAACATCGTGGTCAGCCGCCGCGCCGTCCTCGAGGAGACCCGTGCGGAGCAGCGCTCCGAGCTGATCCAGGGCCTCAAGGAAGGCATGGTGCTCGACGGCGTGGTGAAGAACATCACCGATTACGGCGCTTTCGTGGACCTGGGCGGCGTGGACGGCCTGCTGCACGTCACGGACATCGCCTGGCGCCGGATCAACCACCCCTCCGAGGCGCTGACCATCGGCCAGCCCGTCAAGGTGCAGGTGATCCGCTTCAACCCGGAGACCCAGCGCATCAGCCTCGGCATGAAGCAGCTGATGGCCGATCCGTGGGATGGCGTTGCCGCCAAGTACCCGGTGCAGGGCAAGTTCTCGGGCCGCGTGACGAACATCACCGACTACGGCGCCTTCGTGGAGCTGGAGCCGGGCGTCGAGGGCCTCGTGCACGTGTCCGAGATGTCCTGGACGAAGAAGAACGTCCACCCCGGCAAGATCGTCGCCACCTCCCAGGAGGTCGAGGTGATGATTCTGGACGTGGACGAGCCGAAGCGCCGCATCTCGCTCGGCCTGAAGCAGGCCCAGGGCAACCCTTGGGAGGTCTTCATGGAGGCCAACCCGCCGGGCACGATCGTCGAGGGCGAGGTCCGCAACATCACCGAGTTCGGTCTGTTCGTGGGCCTGGCGCCGGAGATCGACGGCATGGTCCACATGTCCGACCTGTCGTGGGACCTGTCGCCGGAGCAGGCGATGGCGAACTACAACAAGGGCGACACGGTCAAGGCCAAGGTCCTCGACATCGACATCGAGAAGGAGCGCATCTCCCTCGGCATCAAGCAGCTCGAGGCCGACCCGGCCGCCGAGGTGTTGGACAAGGTGCGCAAGGGCGATGTCGTCACCTGCACGGTGACCAAGGTCGAGGCCAACGGCATCGAGGTGAAGGTTGACGAGGTCCTGACGGGCTTCATCCGCCGCGCCGAGCTGGCCCGCGACCGCAACGACCAGCGGCCCGAGAAGTTCGCGATCGGCGAGAAGGTCGATGCGAAGGTGACGGCCGTGGACCGCGCCGCCCGCCGCCTGGCCCTGACCATCAAGGGCAAGGAGATCGAGGAGGAGCGTCAGGCGGTGCAGGATTACGGCACCTCCGACAGCGGCGCCTCGCTGGGCGACATCCTCGGCGCGGCCATCCGCCGCCGGAACCTCTCCTCGGACGAGTGA
- a CDS encoding MFS transporter: MSTSIGPQGMAHSAGQPHSTELERHAREANRTHGAKEHRVAPGEIAIGVVIGRTSEFFDFFVYAIATVLVFPRFLFPESSPNTAMLLSFALFALAFVARPIGSAIFMWLDRRHGRAVKLTIALFLLGSATAGIAFLPGHGWVGGWAAVLLGLFRFAQGLALGGTWDGLASLLALNAPHEKRGWYAMLPQLGAPLGFLLAAAIFAFLLSALPDADFQEWGWRYPFFVAFAVNVVALFARLRIVATDEFSNLLEKDELQPVGIGELVNTNGRNVLIGAFVPLATFALFHLVTVFPLAWIILQTDRDGRDVLEAQMIGSAMMLFTVLLSGWLGDLIGRRRLLAISAVLIGAFAIGGPFLLAGRSSGPDTFVILGFALLGLSFGQSSGAVASSFNRRVRYTGSALTSDIAWLIGAGFAPLAVLALSNAFGVASVGAYLLSGVVCTLVALTTNRQMEMRDR, translated from the coding sequence TTGAGCACGAGCATCGGGCCCCAGGGCATGGCGCACTCCGCCGGCCAGCCGCATTCGACGGAGCTGGAACGCCACGCGCGCGAGGCCAACCGCACCCACGGGGCAAAGGAGCACCGCGTCGCACCGGGCGAGATCGCCATCGGCGTGGTCATCGGCCGCACGTCGGAGTTCTTCGACTTCTTCGTCTACGCCATCGCCACGGTCCTGGTGTTTCCGCGCTTCCTCTTCCCGGAATCCAGCCCGAACACGGCGATGCTCCTCTCCTTCGCCCTTTTCGCGCTGGCCTTCGTGGCCCGGCCGATCGGGTCCGCCATCTTCATGTGGCTGGACCGGCGCCATGGCCGGGCGGTGAAGCTCACCATCGCCCTCTTCCTGCTGGGCTCCGCCACCGCCGGCATCGCCTTCCTGCCGGGCCATGGCTGGGTCGGCGGCTGGGCGGCGGTCCTGCTCGGCCTGTTCCGCTTCGCGCAGGGCCTCGCCCTCGGCGGCACCTGGGACGGGCTGGCCTCCCTCCTGGCCCTCAACGCCCCCCACGAGAAGCGGGGCTGGTACGCCATGCTGCCCCAGCTTGGCGCCCCGCTGGGCTTCCTTCTGGCGGCGGCCATCTTCGCCTTCCTCCTCTCCGCCCTGCCGGACGCGGATTTCCAGGAATGGGGCTGGCGCTACCCCTTCTTCGTGGCCTTCGCGGTCAACGTGGTGGCCCTCTTCGCCCGCCTCCGCATCGTGGCCACCGACGAGTTCTCCAACCTGCTGGAGAAGGACGAGCTCCAGCCCGTCGGGATCGGGGAGCTGGTGAACACCAACGGGCGCAACGTCCTCATCGGCGCCTTCGTCCCGCTGGCCACCTTTGCCCTGTTCCACCTCGTCACCGTCTTCCCGCTGGCCTGGATCATCCTCCAGACCGACCGCGACGGCCGGGACGTGCTGGAAGCCCAGATGATCGGCTCCGCCATGATGCTGTTCACGGTCCTGCTCTCTGGCTGGCTCGGCGACCTCATCGGCCGCCGGCGCCTGCTCGCCATCAGCGCGGTCCTCATCGGCGCCTTCGCGATCGGCGGCCCCTTCCTCCTGGCCGGGCGCAGCTCGGGCCCGGACACCTTCGTCATCCTTGGCTTCGCCCTGCTCGGCCTCTCCTTCGGCCAGTCCAGCGGCGCCGTGGCCTCCAGCTTCAACCGCCGCGTCCGGTACACGGGCTCCGCCCTCACCTCGGACATCGCCTGGCTCATCGGCGCAGGCTTCGCCCCCCTGGCGGTCCTGGCCCTGTCCAACGCGTTCGGCGTGGCCTCCGTCGGGGCCTATCTCCTCTCCGGCGTCGTCTGCACCCTCGTGGCGCTCACCACCAACCGGCAGATGGAAATGCGGGACCGCTGA
- the cyoA gene encoding ubiquinol oxidase subunit II: protein MSRKILRLLPLMAIMALLTGCKLSILNPSGDVAVQQRDLIVASTVLMLIIVVPVLLLIFYFAWRYRASNTKAKYDPDWYHSTSLEVLIWTAPLVIIVALGALTWVSTHLLDPYRPLARIDAARPVPEGVAPIEVDVVALDWKWLFIYPQQGFATVNELAVPVDVPIQFRLSASSVMNTLSVPEMAGMIYAMPGMVTKLHAVMNKPGDYHGFSGHYSGAGFSDMRFTMRAMPQADFDRWVAETRAGQGGNLGREEYLTLARPSIKDAPRRFASVDPGLFGAIADQCVEPGRMCMSEMARLDARGGIGPVAAINTATRRVHAGGVARREGVGHESDRPYVLDFCTPSRPTGLPTETSEAGPVLALAPTPLTGTAE, encoded by the coding sequence ATGTCCCGCAAGATCCTGCGTCTTCTGCCCCTGATGGCCATCATGGCCCTCCTCACCGGCTGCAAGCTCTCCATCCTCAACCCCTCGGGGGACGTGGCGGTGCAGCAGCGCGACCTCATCGTCGCCTCCACCGTGCTGATGCTCATCATCGTCGTGCCGGTGCTGCTGCTCATCTTCTACTTCGCTTGGCGCTACCGCGCCTCCAACACGAAGGCGAAGTACGATCCGGACTGGTACCACTCCACGAGTCTCGAGGTTCTCATCTGGACCGCGCCGCTGGTCATCATCGTGGCGCTGGGCGCGCTCACCTGGGTGAGCACGCACCTGCTCGACCCCTACCGCCCGCTGGCGCGGATCGACGCCGCCCGGCCCGTGCCGGAGGGCGTGGCGCCGATCGAGGTGGACGTGGTGGCGCTCGACTGGAAGTGGCTGTTCATCTACCCCCAGCAGGGCTTCGCGACCGTGAACGAGCTGGCCGTGCCGGTGGATGTGCCGATCCAGTTCCGGCTCAGCGCCTCCTCCGTGATGAACACCCTCTCCGTGCCGGAGATGGCGGGGATGATCTACGCCATGCCGGGGATGGTGACGAAGCTGCACGCCGTGATGAACAAGCCGGGCGACTACCACGGCTTCTCCGGCCACTACAGCGGCGCGGGCTTCTCCGACATGCGCTTCACCATGCGCGCCATGCCCCAGGCCGATTTCGACCGCTGGGTGGCCGAGACGAGGGCGGGCCAGGGCGGCAATCTCGGGCGCGAGGAGTACCTCACCCTCGCCCGGCCGAGCATCAAGGACGCGCCGCGCCGCTTCGCCTCCGTCGATCCCGGCCTGTTCGGCGCCATCGCCGACCAGTGCGTGGAGCCCGGCCGGATGTGCATGAGCGAGATGGCGCGGCTGGACGCGCGCGGCGGCATCGGCCCCGTGGCCGCGATCAACACGGCCACCCGGCGCGTCCACGCCGGCGGCGTGGCCCGGCGCGAGGGCGTGGGCCACGAGTCCGACCGCCCCTACGTGCTGGACTTCTGCACCCCGAGCCGGCCCACGGGCCTGCCCACCGAGACCAGCGAGGCGGGGCCTGTCCTGGCCCTCGCCCCTACCCCCCTGACCGGAACCGCTGAGTAA
- the cyoB gene encoding cytochrome o ubiquinol oxidase subunit I has product MFSNPDFWTSVFGRLSLESFPIHDPILVGTFVVVALGGLALLGAITYFRLWGYLWKEWFTSVDHKRIGIMYVVLAIVMLLRGFADALMMRGQQAVAFGNEGFLPPHHYDQIFTAHGVIMIFFVAMPLVTGLMNLVVPLQIGARDVSFPFLNNFSFWMTAAGAVIVMMSLFIGEFAMTGWLAFPPLSDITNSPGVGVDYYIWALQVAGVGTTLSGVNLIATIVKMRAPGMTMMKLPVFTWTALCSNILIVASFPVLGATLALLSLDRYVGTNFFTAGLGGNAMMYVNLIWIWGHPEVYILILPAFGVFSEITSTFSGKRLFGYTSMVYATVVITILAYLVWLHHFFTMGSGASVNSFFGITTMIISIPTGAKIFNWLFTMFRGRIRYEVPMMWVVGFMPTFVIGGMTGVMLAIPPADFQFHNTLFLVAHFHNVIIGGVLFGMLAGITYWFPKAFGYKLDPFWGKMSFWFWLVGFWVAFTPLYVLGLMGVTRRLNHFEDSSIQIWFIIAAFGAVLIACGIASFLVQLVVSYLRRNELRDVTGDPWDGRTLEWATSSPPPAYNFAFTPIIHDHDAWSDMKKRGYTRPLAGFQPIHMPKSTGTGVILSVLSIAFAFGMIWYMWWLAAGSFALIVLVAIAHTFNYHRDYWIPADEVARTEQARSAALAGE; this is encoded by the coding sequence ATGTTCTCCAACCCGGATTTCTGGACCTCCGTCTTCGGGCGGCTCTCCCTGGAGAGCTTCCCGATCCACGACCCCATCCTCGTCGGCACCTTCGTCGTGGTGGCGCTGGGCGGGCTCGCGCTGCTGGGGGCGATCACCTACTTCCGCCTCTGGGGCTACCTGTGGAAGGAGTGGTTCACGAGCGTGGACCACAAGCGGATCGGGATCATGTACGTGGTCCTGGCCATCGTGATGCTGCTGCGCGGCTTTGCGGACGCGCTGATGATGCGCGGCCAGCAGGCCGTCGCCTTCGGGAACGAGGGCTTCCTGCCCCCGCACCACTACGACCAGATCTTCACCGCCCACGGCGTGATCATGATCTTCTTCGTCGCCATGCCGCTGGTGACGGGGCTGATGAACCTCGTGGTGCCGCTTCAGATCGGTGCCCGCGACGTCTCCTTTCCCTTCCTGAACAACTTCAGCTTCTGGATGACGGCGGCGGGCGCGGTCATCGTGATGATGTCCCTCTTCATCGGCGAGTTCGCGATGACGGGCTGGCTGGCCTTCCCGCCGCTCTCCGACATCACGAACAGCCCGGGCGTGGGGGTAGACTACTATATCTGGGCGCTGCAGGTGGCGGGCGTCGGGACAACGTTGTCCGGCGTGAACCTGATCGCGACCATCGTGAAGATGCGCGCGCCGGGCATGACGATGATGAAGCTGCCCGTCTTCACCTGGACGGCGCTGTGCAGCAACATCCTCATCGTCGCCTCCTTCCCCGTGCTGGGCGCAACGCTGGCGCTGCTCTCGCTGGACCGCTACGTCGGCACGAACTTCTTCACCGCGGGCCTCGGCGGCAACGCGATGATGTACGTGAACCTGATCTGGATCTGGGGCCACCCGGAGGTCTACATCCTGATCCTGCCGGCCTTCGGCGTCTTCTCCGAGATCACCTCCACCTTCTCCGGCAAGCGCCTCTTCGGCTACACCTCCATGGTCTACGCGACCGTGGTCATCACCATCCTCGCCTACCTGGTCTGGCTGCACCACTTCTTCACCATGGGGTCGGGGGCCAGCGTGAACTCGTTCTTCGGGATCACGACGATGATCATCTCGATCCCGACGGGCGCGAAGATCTTCAACTGGCTGTTCACCATGTTCCGCGGCCGCATCCGGTACGAGGTGCCGATGATGTGGGTGGTGGGCTTCATGCCGACCTTCGTGATCGGCGGCATGACGGGCGTGATGCTGGCCATCCCGCCGGCGGACTTCCAGTTCCACAACACGCTGTTCCTGGTGGCGCACTTCCACAACGTGATCATCGGCGGCGTGCTGTTCGGCATGCTGGCCGGCATCACCTACTGGTTCCCCAAGGCCTTCGGCTACAAGCTGGACCCGTTCTGGGGGAAGATGTCCTTCTGGTTCTGGCTCGTGGGCTTCTGGGTGGCCTTCACCCCGCTCTACGTGCTCGGCCTCATGGGCGTGACGCGCCGCCTGAACCACTTTGAGGACAGCTCGATCCAGATCTGGTTCATCATCGCGGCCTTTGGCGCCGTGCTGATCGCCTGCGGCATTGCCAGCTTCCTGGTCCAGCTCGTGGTGAGCTACCTGCGCCGGAACGAGCTGCGCGACGTGACGGGCGACCCGTGGGACGGGCGGACGCTGGAGTGGGCCACCTCCTCCCCGCCGCCGGCCTACAACTTTGCCTTTACCCCCATCATCCACGACCACGACGCCTGGTCCGACATGAAGAAGCGGGGCTACACGCGGCCGCTGGCGGGCTTCCAGCCCATCCACATGCCGAAGAGCACGGGCACGGGGGTGATCCTCTCGGTCCTTTCCATCGCCTTCGCCTTCGGCATGATCTGGTACATGTGGTGGCTGGCGGCCGGCAGCTTCGCGCTGATCGTGCTCGTCGCCATCGCCCACACCTTCAACTACCACCGGGACTACTGGATCCCAGCCGACGAGGTGGCGCGGACCGAGCAGGCCCGCAGCGCCGCCCTGGCGGGGGAGTAG
- the cyoC gene encoding cytochrome o ubiquinol oxidase subunit III — translation MSASVGPAADGEKVVFYLEKDEHAHAGSSTALGFWLYLMSDCLIFAVLFACYGVLGRNYAAGPTPKELFDLPLVAANTAMLLFSSITYGFAMLQMAAGRKGGTLLWLGVTGLFGVAFLCLELYEFSHLIHVGAGPWRSAFLSSFFTLVGTHGLHVSFGILWLVVLMVQVAQRGLIEDNKRRLMCLSLFWHFLDVIWIGVFSYVYLMGVL, via the coding sequence ATGTCCGCATCCGTGGGACCTGCCGCCGACGGCGAGAAGGTCGTCTTCTACCTCGAGAAGGACGAGCACGCGCATGCCGGGTCCAGCACCGCGCTGGGCTTCTGGCTCTACCTGATGAGCGACTGCCTCATCTTCGCCGTGCTCTTCGCCTGCTACGGCGTGCTCGGCCGCAACTACGCGGCCGGGCCGACCCCGAAGGAGCTGTTCGACCTGCCGCTGGTGGCGGCCAACACCGCCATGCTGCTCTTCTCCTCCATCACCTACGGCTTCGCGATGCTGCAGATGGCGGCGGGCAGGAAGGGGGGCACGCTGCTCTGGCTCGGCGTCACCGGCCTGTTCGGCGTGGCCTTCCTCTGCTTGGAACTCTACGAGTTCTCCCACCTGATCCATGTGGGGGCGGGGCCCTGGCGCAGCGCCTTCCTCTCCTCCTTCTTCACCCTGGTGGGCACGCACGGGCTGCACGTGTCCTTCGGCATCCTCTGGCTGGTGGTGCTGATGGTGCAGGTGGCCCAGCGCGGGCTGATCGAGGACAACAAGCGCCGCCTGATGTGCCTCAGCCTGTTCTGGCACTTCCTCGACGTGATCTGGATCGGCGTCTTCTCCTACGTGTACCTGATGGGGGTGCTGTGA